A window from Myripristis murdjan chromosome 11, fMyrMur1.1, whole genome shotgun sequence encodes these proteins:
- the LOC115367281 gene encoding zinc transporter ZIP4-like: MSNHSIHEEESKTEAEEGEVRVSVSEFSSLAAGSLLYLSSPGLACTAVTEGRWGEETEHFLHKITHHEHHDHHHEEDEASHNDTHTHEEEHQHERIDAHGLESLLRGLDEHYKPSRNESCVTPSAIMAAVNASSAGASEIEVGAVMGRVLYHALQGHCFINRFLPEESYFLDYIMQRIGSEDFTIHDLEALMRSLKLGPSLEKEHEHEHKHHEDEHHEDEHADHDHSDQRRRKRSTHEHQEEHRGNNTEAPCFSAEELVLIHGMENSSAASSLDRSDLARLSPALVQQILSGACVGDTERPQPNELTTAERYIYATIANMVITLTSMFGIVVLLCTSCTDVFQLSIQFCISLAVGTLTGDALLHLMPMFLGLHVHSSEGGSHQDHNHKDGSHDYIYKILVVLAGIYYFYLMEAIFSLVTRKDNHYHHPHHHREESEPHHCDHGRVLEMYQQKKKQQKSQSPSKTDLVDCEDDNRSFPKPTERSREQRLLPYMITIGDGIHNFADGLAIGAAFSLSWRSGLATSVAVLCHELPHELGDFAILLHSGLSVRRALLLNVGSAMTSFVGLYIALSVATDLATKQWIAAVTAGLFLYVGLADMLSTMVHSSNKRPWLMFLLQNIGLLSGWAILLLLSLFEDKIGL; encoded by the exons ATGAGCAATCACTCCATCCATGAGGAGGAGAGTAAAAcagaagcagaggagggagaggtgcGAGTCAGTGTGTCAGAGTTCTCCTCTTTAGCGGCTGGCTCTCTGCTCTACCTGAGCTCTCCTGGCTTGGCCTGCACCGCCGTCACAGAGGGGAGGTGGGGAGAGGAGACCGAGCATTTCCTGCACAAAATCACACATCATGAGCACCATGATCACCACCACGAGGAGGACGAGGCGTCGCAcaacgacacacacacccacgagGAGGAGCACCAGCATGAGCGCATAGACGCTCATGGTCTGGAGAGTCTGCTTCGAGGGCTCGATGAGCACTACAAGCCCTCACGCAACGAG aGCTGTGTTACACCCAGCGCCATCATGGCAGCAGTGAATGCATCATCAGCAGGCGCCAGTGAGATCGAGGTGGGTGCAGTGATGGGGCGCGTCCTGTATCACGCCTTGCAGGGTCACTGCTTCATAAACCGTTTCCTGCCTGAGGAGAGCTACTTCCTGGACTACATCATGCAGCGTATCGGCTCCGAGGATTTCACCATCCACG ACCTGGAGGCTCTCATGAGGAGCCTGAAGCTGGGTCCTAGCTTGGAGAAGGAGCACGAACACGAGCACAAGCACCATGAAGACGAGCACCATGAAGACGAGCACGCTGATCATGACCACAGCGATCAGAGGCGGAGGAAGAGAAGTACCCATGAACACCAAGAGGAACACAGGGGAAACAACACAGAAGCCCCG TGTTTCTCAGCTGAGGAGCTGGTGCTGATCCACGGTATGGAGAACAGTTCTGCTGCCTCTTCCCTGGATCGATCCGACTTGGCCCGGCTCAGCCCTGCGCTGGTCCAGCAGATCCTGAGTGGAGCCTGTGTTGGCGACACAGAGCGTCCACAGCCCAATGAGCTTACCACAGCTGAGA gaTACATCTACGCGACCATAGCCAACATGGTGATAACGCTGACGTCCATGTTCGGCATCGTGGTGCTGCTGTGTACGTCCTGCACCGACGTCTTCCAGCTGAGCATCCAGTTTTGCATTAGCCTGGCTGTGGGTACACTCACAGGGGACGCCTTACTGCACCTGATGCCCATG tttctAGGCTTACACGTGCACTCCAGCGAAGGCGGCAGTCACCAAGATCACAATCACAAGGATGGCAGTCACGACTACATATACAAGATATTGGTGGTGCTGGCTGGGATTTACTACTTTTACCTGATGGAGGCAATCTTCTCTCTGGTCACACGGAAAGATAATCATtaccatcatcctcatcatcacagG GAAGAGTCAGAGCCGCACCACTGTGACCATGGAAGAGTTTTAGAGATGTAccaacagaagaagaaacaacaaaaatcacagtCACCATCAAAAACAGACCTC GTTGACTGTGAAGACGACAACAGATCATTTCCAAAGCCAACAGAGCGCAGCAGAG aaCAGCGTCTGCTGCCCTACATGATCACTATAGGCGATGGGATCCATAACTTTGCCGATGGTTTGGCGATTGGTGCGGCTTTCTCCCTGTCATGGAGGTCTGGTTTGGCCACATCAGTAGCTGTACTCTGCCATGAGCTACCACATGAGCtgg gtgaCTTTGCCATTTTGCTCCACAGTGGTCTGTCAGTCCGCCGGGCTTTGCTGCTGAATGTTGGCAGTGCCATGACCTCGTTCGTGGGCCTGTACATTGCTCTGTCTGTGGCCACTGACCTTGCCACCAAACAGTGGAtagctgctgtcactgcaggGCTTTTTCTGTATGTGGGACTGGCTGatatg ctctccacCATGGTTCACTCCAGCAACAAGAGACCCTGGTTGATGTTTCTGTTGCAAAATATCGGCCTGCTGAGCGGCTGGGCCATCCTGTTGCTGCTGTCGCTGTTCGAAGACAAGATAGGCCTTTAA